The Desulfovibrionales bacterium region TCTTTTGTTCCGGCTCAGGTTCAGTCTGTACCACTTTGGTGCGCCTACGAATAACATTCGGCCGTACGCGCTCATCTACCACTACCTCCGCCCGAACTCCTGTAATTATATCTTTTATCCTTTGGACATCGCCCTCTTCTAAAACGCTCATATGGCTTTTGACGTCATATCCCATCTCTTTAACTTGTGCCAGGAGTTGCTTGTTATCCATTTGCAGTTCCTTGGCCAACTCGTAAATTCTTATTTTTGACATGCGGTCATCACCTCCACACGAGCGCATAAACTCCCCAAATTAACGCCCTTAACCGGATTTTTAAAAATCCTGGAAAGGTCTCTCCTCTTTAACGCCAGGGCCATACACTGGTCATTAAAACAAACATAGCCCCCTCTGCCGGGCAGTCGTTGTTTTTCATCAAAAAGAAATACCCCTTTATCGTCGAGAACTATTCGCCGCATCAGACGTTTATTTTTCTTGATGCGGCATCCTATGCACGTTCGTATACAATGAGCAGACAATAATTATTACTCCCCTTCTTCCTCTTTTAAAACCGCCTCTTCGGCAGGATGCGCCGAAGCATATTCCCGGGCAGCCCGGATGATTTCTTGCGCCTGTTGTTCGGTCATGCCTTCCAATTGAAGAAGCTCTTCTACAGTGACATTTGAAAGTTCATCGACTGAGGTAACGCCCCTTTCAAAGAGGGCGTCAGCGATGCCTTCTCCTACCCCTTGAATCTTAATTAATGACTGATATCCTTCGTGCATCATCTTTGCGTACTTGCTCTCGCCTTTTACATCAATTTTCCACCCTACCAGGCGGGCGGCCAGGCGTACGTTCTGCCCCTGCTTACCGATAGCCAGTGAAAGCTGATCATCTGCGACAACAACCTCCATGGATTTGTTGCTCTCATCCATAATCACACGCGTAACCTCGGCCGGCGACAGGGCATTACATACATATTTTGCTATGTCTGCATTCCATGGAACAATATCAATCCGTTCCCCCTTCAACTCCTGCACCACATTCTGTACCCGCGAAC contains the following coding sequences:
- a CDS encoding YlxR family protein, with the translated sequence MSAHCIRTCIGCRIKKNKRLMRRIVLDDKGVFLFDEKQRLPGRGGYVCFNDQCMALALKRRDLSRIFKNPVKGVNLGSLCARVEVMTACQK